In the genome of Candidatus Falkowbacteria bacterium, the window TTCGCGGCCAATGTCTATCAGTACGTCGGTTGGAATTACTACAAGCAAAAAGAGGCCGCTAAGGCTATCTGGTATTACAAGCGGGCAATCTCGTTCAATCGGGGCAACTATCAGCTGCCATTGCAGCTAGGCAACATCTATCTTGAAGAGAAAAAGAACAAGGAAGCATTGGAGTATTTCAAGTCGGCGCAGAAACTGAACCCCGATGACAAATCGCTTGGGGAGGCTATAAAAAAATTGCAATAAAGGCGTCTATGCTGTCATCCATGATAAAAAAAACGAAGAAAGCGGCCAAATATATTTTAATGGAGTCATCGGCAATCGGTCACGGAATGTTCGGAAAGCTGCGATGCCCAGTGTGCGGCGGCAAAATAGTGAAGTATGCAAGATTCCCGGAATGGTATCTTGATATGTACAGCAGGCACCGCTTCATCCACCCGTTGTTCGCCTATGAAACTTTCAATGCGATTGATTTTATGTGTCCTCTTTGCCACGCCTCGGATTCGGCCAGGCTTTATGCGCTTTACCTTGGAAAAAGGCTGCCGGAATTGAGCGGGGAAATAAGGCTTTTGGACATCGCGCCTTCGGCCCCCTTGGCAAAACTCATTAAGAAGCATGAGAATGTCAACTACAGAAGCGCTGATTTGACCAGAACAGATGTCGATGACCAGGTGGACCTGACCGCTATGCCGGTTTATGCTGACAATTCCTTTGACCTGATTATCTGCACTCACGTCCTGGAACATATCGAAGATGACCGAGCGGCCATGAGCGAGCTATATCGAATAATGAAATCGGGCGGCGAGGCGATCCTGCAGGTGCCGGTTCTGCCGACCCTGGAGAAAGACTATGAGAATCCGTCGGTCAGGTCTCTTGAAGATCATTGGCGCTATTATGGCGAAGCAGACCACGTCAGAGTATATTCGAAGGTCGGATATCTGGAAAAGCTTCAAGCATCAGGGTTCAAGGTGCGCCAGCTCGGTGCGGATTTTTTCGGCAAGGAAACGTTTGAAAATAACCGGATAACTCCGGGGTCGGTGCTTTATATCGTAACCAAATGATAAATGTAAACAAAACTTATCTGCCGCCCGCCGAAGAGTATGAAAAACTGTTAAAGCGGATCTGGGAGAACAATCAGCTGACCAACAATGGACCCTTGGTCCAAGAGCTTGAGGACAAGCTGAAAAAGCATCTCGGGGTCAAACATTTGTTCCTGGTCGCCAATGGCACGGTCGCTTTGCAAATCGCCATCAAGGCCTTGGCGCTCAAGGGAGAGGTCATAACTTCGCCGTTCACTTTTTTGGCGACCACCACCAGCCTGATTTGGGAGGGCTGCGAGCCGATATTTGCCGATATCCAGAAGAATTCTCTGACTATCGATCCTATTGAAATAGAGAAACGGATAACTCCGAACACCTCCGCCATACTCGGGGTGCATGTTTATGGCAATCCGTGCGAGGTTGAAAGGATCAAGGAGCTATCGGAGAAATATGATTTGCCAGTGATTTATGATGCTGCCCACGCCTTCGGGGTGAAATACAAGGGCGAGTCACTTTTGAATTACGGCGACATCTCAACTTTGAGCTTCCATGCCACCAAAGTCTTCCACACGGTCGAGGGCGGAGCAGTAATAACCAATGACGACGATTTGGCACACCGCATATCGTATATGCGCAATTTCGGCCAAGAAGGCCCTGAGAAATTCTGGGGAGTCGGAATCAATGCAAAGAATTCTGAATTCCACGCAGCCATGGGGTTGTGCATCCTGCCGCAGATCGACGGAATAATCGCCCGACGCAGGGTGATCAGCGAATTGTATGACAGCCTGCTTGACTCAGCGCCTGGCATATCGAAGCCCTTAGTAAGGGCAGGTGCCGAATATAACTTCAGCTTTTATCCGGTCATTCTGCCTTCGGAAGAAGCCTTGCTTGATTTGCAGTCGCGACTTTCAGATGAAGGTGTTTTTACGAGAAGGTACTTCTATCCGTCATTGAATACCTTGGATTATGTCACCCGGCAAGAAGCTCCGGTTTCGGAAGACATATCGAGAAGGATTCTGTGTTTGCCATTTTATTATGATTTGCCTGATGACGACGTCATTCGGATCGCTAATATTATTTGCGGAAAATCATGAGAATCGCGATCATGCAGCCATATTTCATGCCCTATATCGGCTATTTCCAATTGATGGACCTGGTCGACGAGTTCGTGGTTTATGATAATGCTAAATATACGAAGAGAGGTTGGTTCAATCGCAACCGCATCTTGGTCAATGGCAGCGATGCCCAGATCACTTTGCCCCTCAGGAAAGACTCGGACCATCTCCACGTCAAGGATCGGTATCTGGCCGATTCTTGGGAAAGCGAGAGGAAGACGATTTTGAACCGTATTCACGGCGCTTATGGCAAAGCCCCGCATTTTGACGAGTCTTACGGCGTAGTCGAAAGAGTCGTGGGTCATGATGACCGCAATCTGTTCAACTTTCTTCATAATTCCTTGCTGGTTACCAAAGATTATCTTGGCATCACGACGCCCTTGGTGGTGTCATCGACCATTCAGGCAGACCACGAACTCAAAGCCGAAGATCGAGTCGTTTCTATCTGCGCGGCAAGGTGCGCTAAATCCTATATCAACCCCATCGGCGGCTTGGAGCTGTATTGCAAAGAGCGGTTCGAAAATGACGGCATCGGCCTGAGCTTCATTAAAACGGATGATGTGCGCTATCGCCAATTCGGCCAAGAATTCGTGCCGTCACTTTCGATTATCGACGTGATGATGTTCAATTCCAAGGAGAATATCCGGGAGATGCTGGAGAAAAAATTCAACTTGATCTGATTTATGTTCAAATGGAAAAAATTAGGCAGGATTTTCAACCCCCAAGACATCGCTGGGCGGGAGTGGCTTAAGGAGTTCGCTCAAGCGCCGGCGACTCTGATTTTCGATGACCGCGTCAGAGTCTATTTTTCCTGCCGGCCTTCGCCCGATCAGAACGGGCAGTACATCAGCTACTCTGCTTATGTCGATCTTGACCGTAAAGACCTGACCAAGGTGCTTGATGTGGCCAAGGCGCCGATCCTGGAACTTGGCGGGCTGGGAGCCTTCGATGAGTTCGGCACCTATCCGGTGTCGGTCATTCGTGAGGGCGGCCAAGTTTGGGCCTATTACGGCGGCTGGACCAGGTGCGAATCGGTACCCTTTAACGTAGCCATCGGTCTGGCCAAGAGCGACGACAATGGCGTCACTTTCAAAAAAGCTGGCCCCGGCCCGGTGTTGTCATGTAGCCTCGACGAACCTTTTGTTTTGAGTGGTCCGAAAATCAGGAATTTTGACGGCCAGCGTTATCTTTATTATATCGCTGGCAGGAAGTGGATCGTGTCCGATGGTCGCGCCGAGCCGGTCTACAAGATCAGGATGGCAACTTCACCCGATGGAATCAACTGGCAGCCAGCAAACAAGGACTTGATCGAGAGTCGTATCGAAGCCGATGAGGCTCAGGCCAGTCCTGACGTCATTTTTTACAAGGGAAAATACCGGATGTTTTTCTGTTACCGCTATAGCGAGGGTTATCGAGGCAAAGATAAGGGGTATCGCATCGGTTATGCCTATTCCGATGATCTCATGAATTGGACAAGGGATGATGACTCGGCCGGAATCGATATCTCCGATGACGGCTGGGATTCAGAAATGATCAGCTATCCCCACGTGTTCGAACTGGACGGGGAAGTATATATGCTTTATTTGGGTAACCAGGTCGGGCGCCATGGTTTCGGCCTGGCCCGTCTCGAATCATTAACCGATTGATATGAAATGGAAAAAGCTGGGTAAAATTTTCGATCCGACAGAACATGTCTTGCCAAACGGCTGCCGCGAATTTGCGCAATCACCGCAGGCATTGGTTTTTGACGATTTTGTACGGATTTATTTTTCTACCCGCCAGGTCGACAAGACCGGGAAATATCTAAGCCACCCGGCTTTTGTTGAAATGGCCAAGGACTTTTCCAAAGTGCTAAGAGTTTCCGACAAGACAGTACTGGATCTGGGCGGGTTGGGTAGTTTTGATGAGCACGGAATTTTCCCTTTGAACGTGTTCAAGCACGAGGGTCGGGTGTTCGGATATATCAGCGGCTGGAGTCGGAGAGTGTCGGTGTCTGTTGAGACGGCAATCGGTCTTTCCGAGAGCCATGATGGCGGTTTAACCTTTGAGCGTATCGGCGCGGGGCCGATATTGGCGGCTTCGCTTGACGAGCCTTTCTTGGTTGGTGACCCGTTTGTCGCTTTCCATGCTGGGCAGTACCACATGTGGTATATTTATGGCACGCAGTGGGCCGATTACGACCATGACCAGGGAGCGCAACGGGTTTATAAGATCGGCCACGCGGTTTCCGGCAATGGCATCAACTGGCAGAAAGAGGGGAGACAGCTGATTGCGGACGTGTTGGGGCCAGACGAATGCCAGGCCTTGCCGACTGTTATTAAGCTGTCTGGCCGGTATCATATGTATTTCTGTTATCGACAGGCTGCTGATTTCAGAAAGAACCGCGACCGAGGCTATCGCCTGGGCTATGCGTATTCGGATGATCTCGCAAGCTGGACTAGGGACGACGGCAAGGCGGGAATCGATGTTTCAGCTACGGGCTGGGATTCGGACATGATGTGTTATCCGCACCTTTTCGAAAGTGGCGGCCAGGTGTACATACTGTATAATGGAAATGAGTTCGGCAAATACGGGTTCGGTCTGGCCATCCTGGAAAACGAGGATTAATATCAAAAAACATATGGAAACACAAAGAGACTATAACTCCGAGACGAACGATGCCGAGAGTCACAAGTATGCTTACGGTTTCGATTTCGACGTGATGCACCCATTCATGTTGCGTGCCTTCGCTCCGTTTTGGATCCAGGGCAACCTCTTGGAATTGGGCAGTTTCAAGGGTGATTTCACGAAGCGGCTTCTCCCTCTGTTCGACGATATAACCTGCGTCGAGGCTTCGGATCAGGCGTTGGCCGAAGCGAAGCAGGTGCTAGGCAGCCGAGTCAAATTCATCAACTCTACCTTCGAGGACGCGTCGTTGCCGGCCAAGTATGATAATATCGTCCTGACCCATGTCTTGGAGCATGTCGATGAACCGGTGCAGCTGCTTGAGAAGATAAGGCGGGAGTGGCTATCTGACAAAGGCAGGTTATTCCTGGTCTGCCCTAATGCCAATGCCGCTTCAAGGCGCGTGGCAGTGAAGATGGGTTTGATCAGCCATAATGAGGCCGTTACGCCAGCCGAGCAGGAACATGGCCATCGGCGGACCTATTCTCTGGATACGCTTGAGCGCGATGCGCGCGCTGCCGGTTTGGAAATCGTCCATCGCTCCGGCATCTTTTTCAAGGCTTTGGCTAACTTCCAGTGGGACAAGCTACTTAAGACCGATATCATCTCGCCGGAGTATTTGGACGGCTGCTACGAGCTTGGCCTGGAATATCCTGACCTCTGCTCAAGCATCTTCTTGCTTTGCGAAAAAGGGAATAAAAAATAAGCGTAAATATATGGACAAGGCCCAAGTCAGGTATGCTAAGGGAACAGCTTCGGCGCAAGCTATTGCTGAACATCTGCTGGCTTGCCAGAACGATTTCATTCCGCCGTTGAACGAGACGGTCGATATCGAAGGTTATGCTCAGAAGCTGGCAGACAAGGCGACTACTTTCGAAGCTTGGACTGATGACGGCTTGGTCGGCTTGTTGGCTGCTTATCTTAACCTCGATACGGCCGAGGCCTATATCTCAAATGTAAGCGTTGGTAGCGATTTTAGGGGCTTGGGCTTGGCCAAGTCCCTGGTGGGCCAGTTTCTTGATGAGGCCAGACAGGCTGGTTTGAGGTTGGCAAAATTGGAAGTGAGCAAGCTCAACCAGCCCGCCAGAAAATTGTATGGCAAGCTAGGATTTATCGAGTCAATCGCTGAATCCGATAAGATATTTATGGAAATGAAGCTCATCTGATGCAAAAAGAAAAAATGAAGGAAGATATAACAATCAGCGTTTGCATGGTTACTTATAACCATGCAAAGTATATTGCTCAAGCAATCGAGGGAGTGCTGGCTCAAGAGGCCGGTTTCGGCGTGCACTTGTTTGTGGGGGACGACGCCTCGACTGATAGCACTAGGGAAATCGTCAAAGCATACGTCGACAAATTTCCCGACAAGATTACCATGCTGACAACAGAAAAGAATATGGGCGGGCACCTGAATTATCTTCGGACCTTAGCGGCTTGTAAGGGGCGATATGTCGCTGTTTGCGAGGGTGATGATTTTTGGACGGATAAGAGAAAGCTGGCGAAGCAGGTCGCTTTTCTGGATGAAAATGACGACTGCGCCATCTGCTGTCATCCGGTGGCGATATATCGTGAGACAGACCATGATCAAAGCCAGACTTTTCCTGATTGGCCGATCAAACCGAAGTCCGATACGGTCGATCTCTTGTCCAAAAATTTCATCGGCGCCTGTTCGACCGTCTTCCGCAACGACAGCCGCGTGTCTTATCCCGATTGGTTGCTTGATATGAAGATAACCGACTGGCCCATGAATGTCCTACGATCCGAATTCGGCCTGATCGGGTATTTGCCGGAAAAAATGTCGTCATACCGGGTCCATGCCGGGGGCACTCACTCTGCGCGGACGAAAATATATCAGTTCAAATCTATAATCGAAGCGTATAGAAGGATGGGGATTTATTTTGGGAAAAAGCACAGAGGCGTCATCATGGGCGGCATGGTCCGCACTTACTATTTTATATTCAAAGAGCTAATCAAGCATTTGCTCAGGATCAAAGTCTAATATGAACATACTGCTGATCAGCTATTATCCCTTTGAAAGCGGTGGCGTCGGGACGTCGACCTACCACTTGGCGCGTGCACTGGAAAAAATGGGTAATAAGGTCATAATCGCTTCGACCGAGGCCTATCCTGATTTTGAAACTCATGTTTTTAAGCCAGTCAGATATTTGCCGATCCTTCAAGCGAGGGACGCCTATCTGACGGGTTTCTTTTCGCGCTTGATCAAGAGATATGATATCGATATAATCCATAGCTCCGATTTGCGGTTCACGGGCAACGGCGCCATGGCGGCGGCCAAGAGTAATAAAATTCCTTGCGCGGTCCATTACCGCGATTATTGGTTCGGCTGCCTCAAGGGCGACCTGCTGTATCAGAACAAGACCCAATGCGAGGGCATGCGTTTGGGGAAGTGCCTGAAATGCAACGGCCTTTATCGCGCACCCTGGGAGGCTTACAAATACGGCTATTTTAAAAAACGAATCACTCGCTTGGCTGAGGTGCAGGCCAATATGGCGGTAAGCTGTGCCGTCAAGGAAAAGATGCTGTCCGCGGGCATAGAAAAGAACGTTGCGGTAGTTTATGACTTATTTCCCGAAGCCAGTAACGAGATGGCGGCGATCGACAAGCGCCCCGGCATGTTTACGGTGCTGTTTGCAGGAAAGATGATCTACCACAGAGGCATCGAAACCTTGATGAAGGTTGCTGAAAGAGTGGGCGTGCTGAATCAGGAGATATTTTTTAAAATCGCCGGCGACGGAGAGATGCTTGATTTCGCCAAGCGATATGCCGAGCAGCACGGCTTGAAGAACGTCGAGTTCCTGGGCCATGTGAAGCATCTTGAGATGGCCAAGCTCCAGGCAGGGGCTGATATTTATTTTTTCCCCTCTTTGCTGGCCGAACCCTTCAGCCGCGGCATCATTGAGATGATGCAGCAAGGCAAGCCGGTCATCGCTTCGAATCTTGGCGGGACCAAAGAGGTGATTGAAGACGGCCAGGGCGGCTACCTGGTTGATCCGCTTGATTTCGAAGCTTGCGCTCAGAAAATCGTTTCGTTGGCCAGCCAGCCTGAGTTGATTAAAAAGATGGGGGCGGTCAATCTTGCCAAGTCGAAGGAATTTTCTGAGGAGGCAGTGGCGAAGAAAATTTTTGACCTATATACAGAAGCTATCAGATCAAAATCATGAAACACAAGGTATTGATATTGAATCACACGCCCTTTGTCGGCGGCGCCCAGCTAGCGATCATCGATCTTCTTGAAAAGATTGATCGCGAAAGATTTGAGCCGGTCGTAGTAAACTCAAACAAGGCTGAAGAACTCGGCTTTGTCTCTGAATACGAGCGGCTCGGCGTGGCCTATCGCCTGATTCCTTTCGAAAGGATGAAGGTGCTTGATTGGCGTGCCGTTGCGCGGTATTGGTCCAGTGTCAAAGAATTGCGACGGATAGTCGTCCAAGAAAAGCCCTGCGTCATTTTCTGCAATACTGTCCGGGCAGATCTGGTGGCCGCTATCGTCAGCCTTATGACAAAAACCAAGGCAATCTGGTACGTTAATGATTATACATTTCCTCGTCCGGTTTTCAGATTATTGCAGATAATTCCACGGAAGATCATTTTCGTTTCCGCCGCTGTGGCTGGTTATTATGGTTGCGATTTGAAAAAAAATAAATTCCAGGTCATCCATCCCTGGAGCCGGTTCGATGAAAGGCTGTCAAATGTCAGTATCGAAGACATCCAGAAGATCAGGGAAGGTTGGAAGGCTGGTCCGAACAATTTTGTTGTCGGCTTTGTCGGCCGGCTGGTCGAGTGGAAAGGCGCTCAGGTCCTAGTGAAGGCAATCAAGCTTCTCAAGGATAGGGGCGCGAGCAATATCAAGTGCGTCATAATCGGTTCGGGGCAGAGCGAGCCGAATAACGAGGCGGCAGTGCATGACCTGGTTGCCGATCTTGATCTCGGAGAAACTGTCGTCTTCACAGGACACGTGAAGCTGGTGGCACCGTTAGTGAAGTCTCTGGACTTGCTTTGTTTGACCTCGATCGAGCCGGAACCCTATTCGACCGTGGTTGTTGAAGCTATGCTGGCTCGAGTGCCGACTATCGGCACCGACCTGGGAGGCACACCGGAGGCGATCAAACATGAGCGGACGGGTTTGCTTGTCAGACCCGATGATGCTGAAGGCCTGGCCGAAGCAATAATTAAAATTATGGATGATCAAGAGCTTAGAAACAGGTTAATCGACAACGGGCTTAGCTATGCCAGCGAGAACAACACTGCCGTTTCGGCAGCCAGAAGGCTTGAGCAGTTGTTTGTGGAAAATTGTGAATAATCAATTATCAAAATGCATAGTCTGCGGCAGTGGCCAGAACGGGAAAGTCTTTGAAGAATTCGGAGTCTCCGTTTTCAAGTGCGAATGCGGACATCTTTTTTCCGATGCCGGTTCCCGTGACGACTATGATGGCTATTTCGGCAATGAGAATGTCGATGACTTCGATGTTTTTTGGTGGCGTGAGTCCCACCATCTGATGTACCAGAAGTTCATCTCGCAGTATATGCAAGGACGCTCGGGCAAGATTCTTGATGTGGGTTGCGGGCTGGGTTTTTTCCTTCAGGCAGTCCAGGGCGTCCCGGGCTGGGAAGCCTATGGTTACGAAATATCCGAGCCGGCGGCCAACTACGCTTCTAATATCTTGCGCTTGAAGCATGTATTCAAGGGCCGGGTCGAGGATAATGGATTCGAAAATGGCAGTTTTGAAATCGTGACCCTGTTCGACGTCATCGAACACCTGCCCAATCCGAAACCGATGCTTGATTCCATAAAATCGTTGCTGGCTGAAGATGGTATCATTTTCGTCCATACGCCGAATGCCGGCATGCAGCTCTTGAAGGCCAGGCTGAAGCGGCTGATCCATCGCGGCGTCAGGCCCAAAGGTCACTACCTCGAAGCTTCGGATCATGTTAATATTTATACGCCAGGTTCTTTGTCACGTCTGCTCCTCGGTGCGGGTTTTGCAAAGGTGGAATTCGTCCATCTGCCGCCGATCCAAAGCGTGGCCGGCAGCAGGACTCCGGCAATGAAGCTGATTAAGAACCTATATTATTATTTCGCGGTGTTCTTGTTCAAAGCTTCATTCGGCCGGGTTAATATCGACAACCTGTTTGCCGTTGCCACGGTTAAAAGGTCATAATGCATCATATGGTTTACCCCCTATTATTTTTTATCTTTTTTTTCGGTTTGATCATCGGTTCGTTTTTAAATTGCCTGATTTGGCGTTTACACAAGGACGAGACAGTGCTCGGCCGCTCGTATTGTCCCCATTGCCGCCATCAGTTGGCCTGGTATGACAACGTGCCGATCCTAAGCTATGTCGCCCTGAAGGGGAAGTGCCGCTACTGCGGCAAGTCGATATCTTGGCAGTATCCGGCAGTCGAGCTGGTAACCGGCCTGCTTTTCCTGGGTTCCTTCATTTTTAATCTCCAAGCAGCGCCTGCCCTGGACCAGCTGTTTGCAGTTCGCGTTTTACGCGATTGGCTGGTCGTGTCGGTAATGGTCATAATCTTCATTTATGATTTGCGCTGGTATCTGATTTTGGACAAGGTCACTTTCCCGGCGATGGCAGCGGTGGCGATCTTCAACCTTGTAGCTGAGTTCGGCGCTGGTGGTAGCGGCCAAGTCTTAAGTTGGCGCAATTGGGTGATTTCTGGTATAATAGGTGGTAGTTTCTTTTTATTGCAATTTATCGCAACCAAGGGCAGGGGCATAGGCGGAGGAGATTTGCGCCTAGGGCTGCTGATGGGCTTGATCCTCGGTTGGCAAGGCTTAATCGTCGCTTTTTTTGCAGCTTATTTCTCCGGGTCGATCGTCGGCCTATCGCTTATCGCGGCTGGCAAGAAGCAGTGGGGCTCAAAATTGCCGTTCGGAGTTTTCTTGGCCCCCGCCACTATCGTCGCCCTATTCTGGGGGCAGCCGCTTTGGCAGTGGTTTTCGCGTTGGTTATATTAATATCATGGCAAAAACAAAGAATACAGGGACTGATTTGGCAATAAGATTATTTTTAGGCATGGCGACGCTGGCTGCTCTGGGTCAGCTTTATTTTTATCTTTTCGGCCCCGGCTATGAGCTGGTGCGTGCCCAATCATCCACTAACGGCGGCAATGTCCATGGCTACGCTTGGTCGAGCAACTTCGGCTGGGTCAGCTTCAACTGCAATCAGACGGATGGCAATACTTGTGCGAGCAACAGTTATGGCGTCAGCATCGATGCGGTGACCGGCCAATTCTCCGGTTACGCCTGGTCGAGCAATGTAGGCTGGATTTATTTCGGACCGCCCGAGGAGATGCCAGAGGCCATCGCTTCGAGCTCGGCTCCGGCAGCACCTCGACAATGGCCGGTCTATGACTTTAGCGACAGGCGGGTCAGCGGCTGGGCCAAGGTGATTTCTATGGGTGTTGATGAGGGCTGGATCGATTTTACCAGAAGCGTGCTCAACCATCAGCCGGGAATCAGGGGCACGATTGATGACGCTACCAAACAAGTCCGGTTCGACGGTTGGGCCTGGGATGGCGATACCACGAACACGGTCGGGGTCGGCTGGCTTGAATTCGACACGGCACGCCCAGGCTATGTTTATGCCACCGGTCTAACCGGACCGATGCCCATCAATTTAGTCGCTCCGCTCAGGACTAATGATGCCGCCTGCGCCTCCGGCGATTCCAAGACCATCGGAGTTAGTTTCAACTACGAGAATAATTATAAATATTGTTATGACGGTGCGGGCACCGCGACCAATTTACGGACTTGCCGCGACGACGATCATTGCTCGAGCCGTTTCGCCGGTTTCCCGATCTGCAAACCAGGACGCATGGCCAAATATGATTTCGTGCTGAAAGCTGACGTGGCTGGCGATGAGCCGAGTTGGCCTGGGGCGAGCGCTGATGAGGTTGGCACCACCACCTTCCGCGTGGCTGATAATGCTGCCGGCATCAGTTTTTATAGCAGCAATGATGCGACTTTCGATAGCCAGATTGCTTGGGGAACGAAATATCATGTCTGGGTCAGGGTTTGGGATGAAAAAGATCAGACCGCCGGCTGGGTTTCGATGAATCGTTTGGATGACGGCGGCTGGATCGTCGAGGACGGCGATCAGACCACCTTCACCATGCCGAGGCATAATGTGCCTAGAGTCGATTTCACCTGGACTCCGGACAACCCCAGCAAAGAGGAGATCGTGACCTTCGAGCCGACAGACTCGACATCGACTACGGCGGTTTATCGTGATACGGCAGGCGAGGAAACTATCGGCATCAGGCCAGATACCTCGGCGGGTGATGCTTGGAGCTGGATATTCAACAATGGCAACCCGGCAGCTTCGACCGAAGAGCGGCCCAAGGTGCAGATGGTCAATAACGGCTTGACGGCCATAACCCTGGCTTTGACCGACAGCGACGGTTACCGATGCACGACTTCGCCCAAGACCTTCAATGCCAATCTCAAACTCCCTGATTGGAAAGAAAAAAATCCCAAATAGCTTACTATGAAAACTGCCCCTCGAGGGGCAGTTTTTGGTTGGAAAAAAGGCATTTCCTGTGCTATGATTTAGTTGAATATATGATAAAAAATCGTTTAAAATCGATAAGGTCCGGTGCAGGCTTCACCTTCATAGAAATGTCGGTCAGCGTTACCATAATCGGCCTGTTGGCTACCTTGTTCGTGACTAATTATCGCTCGGCTGAAAGGCAGCAGCGGCTGTATACGGCGGCCGACCAGCTGGTCAGCGATATCCGCCTGATGCAAAGCTACGCCCTGGGCGCCAAGAAGCACGAGGGCCAGGTACCGTTGGGCGGCTGGGGGGTTCATTTGGACGCGACCGATCCGGCAAATTACTCTTTGTATGCCGACACTTGCGCCTCAGGAATCGGCACTTACGAGGTTGCTTGCGCCACCGGTACGCCGGATGCGATTATTAAGACTGGCAAGCTGCCCAGGGACGTCCGGATCAATCCCGTCAACGGCCTTATGGTCGACAGCGTCTCGGTCAACGATGTCAGTCTGCTGTTTTTCCCGCCAGATCCCAAGACCAGCATCAACCTGACCGGCCAATCCTTGAATGTCGTCCTGATGGACTCCATGACCGGACGGAC includes:
- a CDS encoding prepilin-type N-terminal cleavage/methylation domain-containing protein: MIKNRLKSIRSGAGFTFIEMSVSVTIIGLLATLFVTNYRSAERQQRLYTAADQLVSDIRLMQSYALGAKKHEGQVPLGGWGVHLDATDPANYSLYADTCASGIGTYEVACATGTPDAIIKTGKLPRDVRINPVNGLMVDSVSVNDVSLLFFPPDPKTSINLTGQSLNVVLMDSMTGRTKEVDVNYFGLIDLR
- a CDS encoding class I SAM-dependent methyltransferase; its protein translation is MNNQLSKCIVCGSGQNGKVFEEFGVSVFKCECGHLFSDAGSRDDYDGYFGNENVDDFDVFWWRESHHLMYQKFISQYMQGRSGKILDVGCGLGFFLQAVQGVPGWEAYGYEISEPAANYASNILRLKHVFKGRVEDNGFENGSFEIVTLFDVIEHLPNPKPMLDSIKSLLAEDGIIFVHTPNAGMQLLKARLKRLIHRGVRPKGHYLEASDHVNIYTPGSLSRLLLGAGFAKVEFVHLPPIQSVAGSRTPAMKLIKNLYYYFAVFLFKASFGRVNIDNLFAVATVKRS
- a CDS encoding prepilin peptidase; the encoded protein is MVYPLLFFIFFFGLIIGSFLNCLIWRLHKDETVLGRSYCPHCRHQLAWYDNVPILSYVALKGKCRYCGKSISWQYPAVELVTGLLFLGSFIFNLQAAPALDQLFAVRVLRDWLVVSVMVIIFIYDLRWYLILDKVTFPAMAAVAIFNLVAEFGAGGSGQVLSWRNWVISGIIGGSFFLLQFIATKGRGIGGGDLRLGLLMGLILGWQGLIVAFFAAYFSGSIVGLSLIAAGKKQWGSKLPFGVFLAPATIVALFWGQPLWQWFSRWLY